The Candidatus Deferrimicrobiaceae bacterium region GGTCAGTCTGGCCGACATTGCCGCGTGGTACTGGATCGCGTCCTCGAAATCGGGGAAACCGGAATCGAGCGCGGCGGCCACGATCGCGTCGTCGACGGGCAGGATCGTCACCAGTTTCCGGAACGCCTTGAGAATCTCGACCGCACGTTTGCCGGACGTTTCCTTCCGGAGAATGTAGTGCAGATTGGAGAACGACAGCGAAGAGACGCAAACCTTGAGGACGCCCCGGTCGGCGAGTGTGAAAAGCCGCGCCGCATGCAGGTGGAAGGGCTCGCGGCGAGCGAGCAGATCGAGAACGACATCGGTATCGACGAAAACGGCCGGCTTCACCGGTATTTATCCGACAGGAATTCCGCGTACCCGCCCTTGGGGCCGGAGGCTGCCCCTTTCGACGAGATGACGCCGATCAATGCGGCGACCGGCGGCGCGATATCGGAAGAGCCGGACGGTTGCGTGGTGATCTCCCGCAGGTAACCCTCGACCAGCTTCGACAGACTTTTCCGCCGCCGCCGGGAAAAGAGCTTGGCTTTCGCGATCACCTCTTCGTCGAGACTCAAGGTCAGTTTCGTCTGCATGAAACCCCTCCGGCAATACGTAAGAACATTATTGCACCCTACGTATCGTGCAGTCTATCCAAATCCTGATAATATTGGGGAATGCCGAGGATCTGCAGGATGCTGTCGGGGCCGGGGGTGTCGTTCGAGCTGTTCCCTCCCAAGACGCCCCAGGGAATGGAAAAGTTGCTCGCAGCGATGGGCGACCTGGCGTCGCTTTCCCCCCGCTTCGTGTCGATCACGAGCGGCGCGGGCGGCAGCGGCCGGGAAGAGGAGACGACGTCCGTCGTCCGGTCGGTGATGGGCGCGACCGGGCTGCCCGTGATGCCGCACCTGACCTGCATGGGCCGGACCGGGGACGACCTGCTCGCCATCCTGCGCGGCTACCACGCGATCGGGGTCCGCAACATTCTCGCGCTGCGGGGCGACCGCAAGCCCGATTCCCCACCCGGCCCGCCCGGCGCCGGCTTCCACGCGCTCGAACTTATCCGGCTGGTGAGCCGGCACTTCGGCGATGGTTTCTGCGTCGGAGGATCGGCCTATATCGAGCCGCACCCGGAATCGCTGGGCCGGGAGCGCGATTTCCATTACATGAAGGAGAAGGAAGAGGCGGGGATGGCGTTCGCCGTCACGCAGCTGTTCTTCGACAACCGGATTTTCTACGATTACCTCGACGCCTGCGCCAGCCACGGGATCACGTTGCCGATCCTGCCGGGCATCTTCACGATCACCGACGGCTCGTGGATCAAGGAGTTTTCGGCCACGCACCGGGTGACGATCCCCCCCGCGTTGCGGGACGCGCTCGACCGCCACGCGGGCGACGCCGACGCGATCCGGAAGATCGGCATCGACCACACGCTCGAACAGGTGCGAGACCTCGCCGCCCACGGCGTGCATCACCTGCACATCTACACGATGAACCGCTCCGAAATTCCCCGAACCGTCTTGCAGGCGTTCACCGACGTCTGTGCCGCCCGCCCGCCGAAAGAACAGCCATGACCGCAGGAAAGCTTACCCGCTTCGGCGTCTCGCTCGACGAGAAGCTGCTTGCGCAGTTCGACGGGGTCAACGAGCGCAAGGGCTACACCAACCGTTCCGAGGCGATCCGGGACCTGATCCGCGACAACCTCGTGCGGGAACAGTGGGAACACGGCAAGGGGGAAGCCGTCGGGACCATCACGCTCGTCTACGGTCACGACACCCACGACCTGGCCGACCGGCTGACCGACCTCCAGCACAGCCACTACAAGGAGATCGTCTCGACGCTCCACGTCCATCTCGACGCGCACCACTGCCTCGAAGTGCTGGTGCTGCGCGGGAAGGCGACCCACCTCAAGGCCATCGCCGACCAGTTGATCGGCACGCGCGGGGTCAAGCACGGCACCTTCTCGGCCACGACCGAAGGGCACGCGCTGGCCTGACGCAAATCCGTCTACGAGCGCCCTTTCCCGCCGCACACGGGGCATCCCTGCATCCGGAGCGGCTTTTCCAATCTGCAATCTTTCAGAAACGCCTCGTCGGCGAAGACGTCCCGCGTCGGGCCGTCGGCCGCCACCCGCCCCTCCTTCATCACGATCGTTCTTTCGCACAGGTCGACCACCATGTCGAGGTCGTGCGTCGCGATGATCTTGGTGTGGGCGAACGTCGCAAGCAACGCGATGAAATGCCGCCGGGCGGCGGGATCGAGATTCGACGTCGGCTCGTCCATCACGAGGATGCTGGGCGACATGGCCAGGACGGTCGCGATGGCGACGGCGCGCTTCTCGCCGCCGGACAGCCGGTACGGCGGTCGGTCCCGGAGGTGCAGCGCATCGACCCGCGTCAGGGACTCGACGGCGCGCCGCTCGACCTCGTCCGGCGGAAGCCCCAGGTTGAGCGGGCCGAAGGCGACGTCCTCGAAGACGGTCGGCATGAAGAGCTGGTCGTCGGGGTCCTGGAACACCATGCCCACGGTCTTGCGGATGTCGGAAACCGTCTCGCGCGTCAGCGGGAAATCGCCGATCCGGACCTTGCCGGCCCCCGGTTCCAGGTAGCCGTTCAGGTGCAGGAGCAGCGTCGACTTCCCCGCGCCGTTGGCGCCGACGATCGCCACGGACTCCCCATGCGTGATCCGGAACGACAGCCCCTTCAGCGCCTGCGTACCGTCGGGATAGGCATACCCGAGATCCTCGACCTCGACGATATGGTGACTCACCTGATGACCTCCGTGACGAGCCGGCCCAGCAGCTGCGGGACATTGACGACGCGCATCCCGACGAAGGCGGCGGACCAGCCCAGGGTGTAGACGATGTCGGGCATGCCGGCCGACAGCTTCCGAAGGGAGAGGATCCGCCCGTCGAACCCGCGGCAGCGCATCGCCAGGTGGATCCGCTGCCCTCGATCGAGCGTCCGCAGCAGCAGGTGGCCGACGAGACTGGCATAGACGCGCAGCCCCATGCCCCGGCCGTCGAACGACCGCAGCGCCCGGGCGCGCGCCATCCGGACGGCCTCGTCGCCGAGGACGAAGATATAGCGGTGGAGGAAGAGCAGTTGCGTGGCAAAAACGGACGGGACGCCGAGCCGCTCGAGCGCCATGCAGACGCCCCGGAAGCTCGTGGTGCCGATGAGGACGAGCGCGGCGCCGATCGTCAGGCAGAAGCGCAGGAGGATCGAGGCGAAGGAGACCCAGCCGCCGGAGACCGGCAGCGACCCGACGCGGAGAAGCACCTCACGGTCGAAGAGCGGGTTGAAGGCGCCGACGACCAGCGCGAACGGAGCGAACGCCAGCAGCTTTCGGACGAGGTATCCGGCGGGAAGGCCCGCGGTAGCGGCAACGGCGATCGGGAACAGGGCGAACGGCAGCAGGCCTGAGATCTCGTACTTCCCGTGCGAGACGACGCAGAGCAGGAACACGGCAGTCGTCAGCAGCTTGGCGCGCGGGTCCAGCCGGTGGATCGCGCTGTCCTGCCCCGCCAGCCGGTCGAGCCGGTCGAGATCGAATAGTCCCTGATCGATGCCGCCCATGCCCCACCGTAGCATGAAATATATTTACGTGCTATTCTTTTGCCGGAAATCGCGGCGCCCCTGCGCCAGGAGGATCCCATGCACATGGCCGACGCACTCGTATCGCCCGCCGTCGGGGGCGCGATGTGGGCCGCAACCGGCTTGACCATCGGCTGGTGCGCGAAGAAGGTGCGCGAGGAGCTCGACGACCGGAAGGTGCCGCTGATGGGCGTGCTCGGCGCGTTCATCTTCGCCGCCCAGATGATCAACTTCACGATCCCCGGCACGGGCTCGAGCGGCCATCTCGGCGGGGGGATGATCCTCTCGATCCTGCTCGGCCCCTACGCCGCCTTCATCGTCATCGCCTCCGTGATCACGGTGCAGGCGCTTTTCTTCGCGGACGGCGGGCTTCTGGCGCTCGGCTGCAACATCTTCAACATGGGAGCGTTCCCCGCCTTCGTCGCCTACCCTCTCCTCTACCGGAGGATCGCGGGCAGGAACCCGACTCCGGGCCGGATCGCCGCGGCGTCGCTTTTCTCCGCCGTGGTCTCGCTCCAGCTGGGCGCCTTCGCCGTCGTCGTCGAGACCGTCCTCTCGGGCATCTCCGCCCTTCCGTTCGGCACGTTCGTCGCGCTGATGCAGCCGATCCACCTGGGCATCGGGATCGTCGAGGGGCTCGTGACCGCGGCCGTCGTCACCTTCGTGTGGAAGGCGCAGCCCGGGATCGTGGGCCAGGCCGGGCCGGGCCCGGCGGCCGGCGGACGCTCCTCCAGGAAGCTGGTCGTCGGCCTCGGCCTCGCCGCCCTGATCATCGGCGGCGCGCTGTCCTGGTTCGCGTCGGTCCATCCGGACGGCCTCGAATGGTCGATCGCGAAGATCACGGGAAAGGGAAGACTGCCGGGGGAGGCGGGCGGCCTGCACGGAACGGCGGCGGGAATCCAGCGACGAAGCGCGATCCTGCCGGGCTACGGGTTCAACAAGGGGGCGACGCCGGCACAAGGAAAGGGCGACACGCCTCCCGCGCCTGCCCGTCCCGTCGTCGATGCGGGCCGAAGCCTCGCGGGCATCGTGGGGGGAGCGATCACGCTGGCGGTCGCCGTCGCGGCCGGGTTCCTGCTCCGGAAGAAAAAGCCCCGCTGACACGCCCGCCGCAAAGGGGGCGTCACTTCGCGGGCGTGTTGCCGTTCTGGCTCCGGCACAGGGCGATCAGCGCCTCCATGATGTCGGTGGTCGTGAGGATGCCGACGAGCGCGCCCGCGCTGTCGACCACGCAAAGCCCGTGCAGCTTGTTGTCGTGGATGATCTGCGCGGCATCGACCATCTCGGTGTCGGGCGTGACGGTGTGCGGCTCCTTGTTCATCACGTCCTTCACCTTCGTCTTCGACAGCAGGTAGTGCACCTCCCACGTATCGGACAGCGACGCCTTGCCCGGGGCGTACTCCTTGATCATCCGGTCGGTGACGAGGCCGACCAGGCGCTCCTTCCGCATCACCGGGAGCCGCCGGACAACCTTTTCCTTCATCAGGTGGATCGCATCGACGATCGAGGCATTTTCGTCGATCGTGACGGGGTCGCGCTTCATCCAACGTTCGACCTTGATCATGGGAAATCTCCTCCGGCTCTCATTCCTACATTCCGAGGAACGCCTTCTTGACGTGGGCGTCGTCGAGCAGCTCGGCGCCGGTCCCCGAGAGGACGACACGGCCGGTTTCGAGCACGTACGCGCGGTGCGCGATGCGAAGCGACTGGTAGACGTTCTGCTCGACCAGCAGGATGGTCACCCCCTGCCGGTTGATCTCGGTGATGATCTCGAAGATGCTCTTGACCAGGAGCGGCGACAGGCCGAGCGACGGCTCGTCGAGGAGCAGCAGCCGGGGATTGCCCATAAGGCCGCGGGCGATCGCGAGCATCTGCTGCTCTCCGCCCGACATGGTGCCTCCGAGCTGCTTCTCGCGCTCCTTCAACCGCGGGAAAAGGACGAAGGCGCGCTCGATGTTCTTCTCGCGGTCCTTCCGGCAGCTCTTGTGGAACGAGCCCATCCGGAGGTTCTCCATCACCGTCATCTCGGGGAAGATCTTGCGCCCCTCGGGCACCTGGATGATCCCCCGCTCGACCACATCGTGCGGCTCGAGCCGGGAAAGGTCCTCGCCGCCGAACGTGATGGATCCGGAGGCCCACCGGACCAGCCGCGAGATGTTCTTGAGCACGGTCGACTTGCCCGCGCCGTTGGCGCCGACCACGGTGACGATCTCACCGGCATTCACCTCGAGATCGATGCCCCAGAGCACCTTGAGATCGCCGTAGGCGAAGGCGAGCTTCTCGACCTTGAGGAGCGGGGAGCCGGAGGCCGGCGCCGTCATTGCTCGGGCCCCAGGTATGCCTCGACGACCTGCGGGTTGCCGACGATCTCGGCCGGGGACCCCTCCGCCAGCTTCTCGCCGGAGTTGAGGACCACGATCCGGTCGGACAGCCGCATGATCGCCTTCATATCGTGCTCGATGACCATCTGGGTGAGTCCTTTCGTCCGGATATCGAGGATCAGCCCGATGATCTCCTCGCTTTCGGACGGGTTGAGCCCGCCCATCACCTCGTCGAGCAGCAGGAGTTTCGGCTGCGTCGCCAGCGCCCGGGCGACCTCGAGTTTCTTGCGCTCGCCGATCGGGAGCGCCCCTGCGCGCATCGCGGACTTCGCCTCGAGGCCCACCACGGAGAGCTGCTCCATGGCGGCGCGGCGCGCCACCTTGAGGGAATGGGTCCGGCAGAGCGCTCCGACCATGACGTTGTCGAGCACGCTCAGCTTGGTCAGCGGCCGCACCTTCTGCCAGGTGCGCACCATCCCGAGTCGGCAGACCGCGTCGGGCTCGAGCCCGTTCATCTTCCTGCCGTCGAAGAACACCTCGCCCCGCGAGGGAGGGTAGTAGCCGGTGATGCAGTTGAACAGCGTCGTCTTGCCGGCGCCGTTGGGGCCGATCAGTCCCATGATCGTCCCCTGCTCGACGGCGAAGGAAACGTCGGAGTTCGCGGCCAGGCCGCCGAAGAACTTGCTGACGTGCCGGATCTCGAGGATGGCCATCGGATGCTAGCTCCTCGCCTTGCGGGTCACGAGCTTCCGGGCGAAGCCCAGAACGCCGTCGGGCATGAACAGGATGACGACCACCACCAGGATGCCGTAGATCAGCACATGCGCGTGCGCCAGGTGCTCCTTGAGGAAGACGCCCATGCCGGAGTCCTCGCGGACGAGCCCGGAATTGATGAGCGCCTGGGCGACGACGTTGCTGCGCAGCACCTCGGAGAGCGGGACCAGAACAAGCGCGCCGACCACGGGTCCGTAGATGGTGCCGATCCCGCCGATGATCGCGATGAGGACGATCTGCACCGACAGGTCGAGCGGCAGGACGGTCGTCGGGTCGATGAAGCGGACGTAGAGGGCGTAGAAGGCGCCCGCCTGCGCCGTGAAGAACGCCGAAAGCAGCAGCGCCAGGTTCTTGTAGAGCTTCAAGCTGATCCCCAGCGAGTGGGCGGCATCCTGGTCTTCCCGGATGGCCTGGAAGTAGTAGCCCAGCTTCGAGTTCTGCACCGCCCAGGTCGCCACGATGGTGGCGACAGCCAGGCCGAGCCCCATGTAGTAGTAGGGGACCTTGGAGGAAAAGTCGGTGATCATCTTGCCGCCCAGGACGAGCGGCGGCAGCTCGGAGACGAGGATCCCCTCGGCGCCGTTGGTGAGCGCAGGCGTGTTGAGCACCGTGATCCGCACGATCTCGGCCACGGCGATGGAGGCCAGGACGAAATAGGGCCCCCGCAGCCGGAAGCAGATCGCGCCGATCAGGAGGGCGAGCCCCATCGCGGCGGCGACGCCGACCCAGGTGCCGAACCAGGGTGCGATTCCGTAATGAGTCAGCAGGATGAGGGCGCCGTAGGCCCCGGCGCCGAAATAGGCCGCGTGTCCGACCGAGTACTGGCCGGCGTAGCCGCCGATGATGTTCCAGGCCTCTCCCTGGGCGGTGGCCAGGAATAGCAGGATCATGATGTGAAGGGCGTAGGGGTTCGCCACGAAGGCAGGAAACGCGCACAGCGCCGCCAGCGCCGCCGGCACCAGGATAAAACGGAACGGGAATCTTTTCGTCGGGCTCACATGCGGGACCGGCCCATCAGCCCGGAAGGGCGGACGAGCAGCACGACGAGGAAGATGCCGAAGACCAGGACGTCTTTCCATTCGGAGGAGATCGCAACCGCGCCGACCGATTCGACGACGCCGATGATGATGCCGCCCAGCGTGGCGCCGACGACGCTGCCCATCCCGCCCAGCACGGTGATGACGAACGCCTTGAGCGTGAAGGCGCTGCCCACCTGCGGGAAGACGTAGTAGGTCGGCGAGATCAGCGCCCCGGCCGTGCCCGCGAGCGAAGTACCGATGCCGAAGGCGATGATCGACATCCGCTTGACGTTGATGCCCATGAGCTGCGCCGCCTCGCGGTCCTGGGCGGTGGCGCGGATGGCCTGCCCCGTGTCGGTCTTCATCAGGAACCAGTAGAGCACCGAGGTGATGACCACCGTGATGGCGAACGACACGGCCAGCGGCTGCGAGATCGAGATACCCCCCAGGCTGATGCTCGAGGACGAGTAGGAGGTCGTCAGGATCTTGTAGTCGGAGGTAAAGGCGAGCATGACCGTGTTGCTCATGATGAGGCCGAGGCCGATCGTGAGCAGGATCTGGTTCTGCGCCAGGCTCCCGAGGATCCGGTTGATCACGGTCTTCTGGAGGAAGGCGCCGAAGAGGAACATGCACGGGATCGTGATCAGAATCGAGACGAAGGGGTCGATCTTCGCCAGGGTGAACAGGAAGTAGGTCAGGTACATCCCGACCATCATGAGGTCGCCGTGCGCGAAGTTGGTGACCCGCATGACGCCGAAGATGATGGTGAGGCCGATGCCGATCAGCGCGTAGACGCCGCCGATCAGGATGCCGCTGACGAGCGCCTGGAGGAACACGGTGAGCGTCATGATGCTTTACTCCGCCCTGGCGGCTACTTCCACTTGAACGGGTAGATGGGTTTCTTCGTCGCGTATTTCGCGGGAGAGACCGTCTCGTACTTGCCGTCCTGGATCTGCTGGACGAGCATCTCGTGGCGGTTCTGGTTGGTGAACTTGCCGTAGTCGATGAACTTCACGTCGCCCATGATCCCCTTCCAGGCGCCCTTGCGGAGCGCTGCGCGCGTCTTTTCGCGATCGCTCCCGGACGCCGCCGCGGTTTCGGCCATGATCCGCATCGCCTCGTAGGCGCACGCCGCGTGGTAGGAGGGCTCCTTCTTGAACTTCGCCACGTAGCGCTTGTAGAAATCCTTCGCGCCCGGCCAGTTCACGTCGTCGGTCCACTGGGTGCTCGAGAAGACGTGGTTGGAGACCTCTTTCTGGGCCAGGAACTGTGAGGTCGTGAAGCCGGCGCCCGCGCCGAGGAACGCCTTCGGCGTCAGGCCGATCTCGCGGGACTGGCGCATGAGCGTGATCGCGTCGACCTCGTAGGAGACCATGAAGACCAGGTCGGGCGCGAGCGCCTTGATCTTGGTCAGCGTGGAGCGGAAATCGGGCGCCCCCTTCTGGTACTTCTCGTCGGCCACTTCCTTCAAGCCCCGCTTGGCGGCGTATTCCTTGGCCGTCTTGACGGTGGAGATGCCGAAGTCGGTGTTGGCGTAGATGTAGGCGATGGTCTTCGGCTTCCCGAGGCCGAGGATCGTGTCCATGATGACCGACGAGTAGACGTCGGCCGGCGCGTTGAGCCGGTAGACGTACTTGTAGCCCTTCTGGGTGATCTCTTCCTTGGCGGCGACGGGGACGAGCAGCGGCACCTTGTACTGGTCGGCGCGGCTCGCGACCGCGTTGGCGCAGGCGGAGGTGTAGGGTCCGACAACACCGGCGACGCCGTCGCGGGTGGCCAGCTTCTCGAAGGCGGACATGGCCTTCTCGGGCTTGCCCGTATCGTCTTCCTTGACGAGGTCGACGTCGATCCCCTTCTTCTTGAGATCCTCGAGGGCGAGCGTGACGCCGTTGGTCAGGTTTTCACCGATCGGCGCCTCGGCACCGGTGATCGTGTTGACGAAGCCGAGCTTCACCTTGGTCGCCGAAAAAGCGGAGCCGGAACAAATCAGCAGGAACAGCGTTGCCAGTGCCCCCATTCGCATTTTCATCGGTCACACCCCCCATGTAAGAATAGAACCGTGTTACGCCATCCTAGCACGCAGGCGAACGGTTCTCCAATTGCGCATCAATAGTTCGGATTGACCGACCCGTCGGGGTAGTAGTGGACGAAAAAACCGCCCTTCTTCATCACGGCCCGGATCTCCGGCGTGACCTGCGCCGGCGTGGCGTTGGCCGGGAGCAGGCCGTGGAGGACCGCATCCTTCAGCACGTGCGCATCGATCATCCGGTTCAAGACCTCGGGAGTGAGGGCGGAAGGCGGGGCGTCCGGCTTGAGGATGCCCATCCGGACCGCCTGGCCGAACAGCCGGCGATTGTACTCGGCGTCGTTCCCCATCGCGGCGGCGGCGTTGTCGTCCGGGCCCTTTTTGGGGCGCGGCGGCATCGCGGGAAGCGTGGGAGGCAGGGCCGCCGGAGGGGCGATGCCCGCCTTTTCGCCGGCTGGAGGGGAGGCGGTTTCCTCGGGGTTCGCTTCCGGCGCCTCGGATTCGGCCTGGGCGGAAACGGCAGCCGGAGCAGCCTTGCCTTTTTTCTTTCCGCGCTTTGACGCGGCCTGCGAGGGACAAGTCGACGCGAAGAGCATCGCGACGGCCACGAGGACGGCTACGCGCTTGACCATGGACAGTTCGTCTCCTTCCCGGCTTCTGCGAGCGTTTTCATTCGTACCACACTTTCCACAGGAACAGGCCGTGGGCGGGGGCCGTCATGCCGGCCTGCGTCCGGTCGCGCGACTGGAGCAGCTCCCCGACCCGTCCCGGCGAAATCTTTCCCCGGCCGACGTCGGCCAACGTCCCGACGATGTTGCGCACCATGTGGCGCAGGAAACCGCTGCCGACCAGGTCGACGGACCACAATCCCGGGACTCGCCCGGAAAGCGCGGCGCTCGCAATCCGGCGGACGGGATCCCGCGCCGAGCAGCCCGACGCGCGGAACGTGGTGAAATCGTGCTCGCCGACGAGGTGCGCCATCCCCTCCCGCATCGCGTCGAGGTCGAGCGGCTTCTCGAAGTGCCAGGCGTGCCGGGCGAAGAAGGGGGAGCAGACCGGGGCGACGTGGAGGAAGTAGCGATACTCCTTGCGCGTCGCGTGGCGCCGGGCGTCGAATTCCATCGGGACCTCGGCGGCGGACAGGATCCGGATATCGGGGGGAAGCAGCGCGTTCCCGCCCTTGACGATCGTGGCCAGGTCCCGGCGGCCGTGGTCGGCGAAGTCGGCGACCTGCTCGAGAGCGTGCACCCCTGCGTCGGTCCGACCCGCCGTCCGGATCCGGACGGGCGCGTCGAGCAGCCGCGCGAGCGCCCCCTCGACCTCGGACTGGATGGTCGGCCCCGTCGGCTGCATCTGCGAGCCCGAGTAGTTCGTCCCGTCGTAGGACATCGTGATCCGCACCCGCCGGGTCGGCGCGCT contains the following coding sequences:
- a CDS encoding ABC transporter ATP-binding protein, giving the protein MTAPASGSPLLKVEKLAFAYGDLKVLWGIDLEVNAGEIVTVVGANGAGKSTVLKNISRLVRWASGSITFGGEDLSRLEPHDVVERGIIQVPEGRKIFPEMTVMENLRMGSFHKSCRKDREKNIERAFVLFPRLKEREKQLGGTMSGGEQQMLAIARGLMGNPRLLLLDEPSLGLSPLLVKSIFEIITEINRQGVTILLVEQNVYQSLRIAHRAYVLETGRVVLSGTGAELLDDAHVKKAFLGM
- a CDS encoding CBS domain-containing protein, with the protein product MIKVERWMKRDPVTIDENASIVDAIHLMKEKVVRRLPVMRKERLVGLVTDRMIKEYAPGKASLSDTWEVHYLLSKTKVKDVMNKEPHTVTPDTEMVDAAQIIHDNKLHGLCVVDSAGALVGILTTTDIMEALIALCRSQNGNTPAK
- a CDS encoding energy-coupling factor ABC transporter permease, with protein sequence MADALVSPAVGGAMWAATGLTIGWCAKKVREELDDRKVPLMGVLGAFIFAAQMINFTIPGTGSSGHLGGGMILSILLGPYAAFIVIASVITVQALFFADGGLLALGCNIFNMGAFPAFVAYPLLYRRIAGRNPTPGRIAAASLFSAVVSLQLGAFAVVVETVLSGISALPFGTFVALMQPIHLGIGIVEGLVTAAVVTFVWKAQPGIVGQAGPGPAAGGRSSRKLVVGLGLAALIIGGALSWFASVHPDGLEWSIAKITGKGRLPGEAGGLHGTAAGIQRRSAILPGYGFNKGATPAQGKGDTPPAPARPVVDAGRSLAGIVGGAITLAVAVAAGFLLRKKKPR
- a CDS encoding ABC transporter substrate-binding protein, which gives rise to MKMRMGALATLFLLICSGSAFSATKVKLGFVNTITGAEAPIGENLTNGVTLALEDLKKKGIDVDLVKEDDTGKPEKAMSAFEKLATRDGVAGVVGPYTSACANAVASRADQYKVPLLVPVAAKEEITQKGYKYVYRLNAPADVYSSVIMDTILGLGKPKTIAYIYANTDFGISTVKTAKEYAAKRGLKEVADEKYQKGAPDFRSTLTKIKALAPDLVFMVSYEVDAITLMRQSREIGLTPKAFLGAGAGFTTSQFLAQKEVSNHVFSSTQWTDDVNWPGAKDFYKRYVAKFKKEPSYHAACAYEAMRIMAETAAASGSDREKTRAALRKGAWKGIMGDVKFIDYGKFTNQNRHEMLVQQIQDGKYETVSPAKYATKKPIYPFKWK
- a CDS encoding branched-chain amino acid ABC transporter permease; amino-acid sequence: MSPTKRFPFRFILVPAALAALCAFPAFVANPYALHIMILLFLATAQGEAWNIIGGYAGQYSVGHAAYFGAGAYGALILLTHYGIAPWFGTWVGVAAAMGLALLIGAICFRLRGPYFVLASIAVAEIVRITVLNTPALTNGAEGILVSELPPLVLGGKMITDFSSKVPYYYMGLGLAVATIVATWAVQNSKLGYYFQAIREDQDAAHSLGISLKLYKNLALLLSAFFTAQAGAFYALYVRFIDPTTVLPLDLSVQIVLIAIIGGIGTIYGPVVGALVLVPLSEVLRSNVVAQALINSGLVREDSGMGVFLKEHLAHAHVLIYGILVVVVILFMPDGVLGFARKLVTRKARS
- a CDS encoding ABC transporter ATP-binding protein, with protein sequence MAILEIRHVSKFFGGLAANSDVSFAVEQGTIMGLIGPNGAGKTTLFNCITGYYPPSRGEVFFDGRKMNGLEPDAVCRLGMVRTWQKVRPLTKLSVLDNVMVGALCRTHSLKVARRAAMEQLSVVGLEAKSAMRAGALPIGERKKLEVARALATQPKLLLLDEVMGGLNPSESEEIIGLILDIRTKGLTQMVIEHDMKAIMRLSDRIVVLNSGEKLAEGSPAEIVGNPQVVEAYLGPEQ
- a CDS encoding ABC transporter ATP-binding protein, with amino-acid sequence MSHHIVEVEDLGYAYPDGTQALKGLSFRITHGESVAIVGANGAGKSTLLLHLNGYLEPGAGKVRIGDFPLTRETVSDIRKTVGMVFQDPDDQLFMPTVFEDVAFGPLNLGLPPDEVERRAVESLTRVDALHLRDRPPYRLSGGEKRAVAIATVLAMSPSILVMDEPTSNLDPAARRHFIALLATFAHTKIIATHDLDMVVDLCERTIVMKEGRVAADGPTRDVFADEAFLKDCRLEKPLRMQGCPVCGGKGRS
- the truA gene encoding tRNA pseudouridine(38-40) synthase TruA produces the protein MTDETGASAPTRRVRITMSYDGTNYSGSQMQPTGPTIQSEVEGALARLLDAPVRIRTAGRTDAGVHALEQVADFADHGRRDLATIVKGGNALLPPDIRILSAAEVPMEFDARRHATRKEYRYFLHVAPVCSPFFARHAWHFEKPLDLDAMREGMAHLVGEHDFTTFRASGCSARDPVRRIASAALSGRVPGLWSVDLVGSGFLRHMVRNIVGTLADVGRGKISPGRVGELLQSRDRTQAGMTAPAHGLFLWKVWYE
- the nikR gene encoding nickel-responsive transcriptional regulator NikR, which encodes MTAGKLTRFGVSLDEKLLAQFDGVNERKGYTNRSEAIRDLIRDNLVREQWEHGKGEAVGTITLVYGHDTHDLADRLTDLQHSHYKEIVSTLHVHLDAHHCLEVLVLRGKATHLKAIADQLIGTRGVKHGTFSATTEGHALA
- a CDS encoding DUF6364 family protein, translated to MQTKLTLSLDEEVIAKAKLFSRRRRKSLSKLVEGYLREITTQPSGSSDIAPPVAALIGVISSKGAASGPKGGYAEFLSDKYR
- a CDS encoding branched-chain amino acid ABC transporter permease, which translates into the protein MTLTVFLQALVSGILIGGVYALIGIGLTIIFGVMRVTNFAHGDLMMVGMYLTYFLFTLAKIDPFVSILITIPCMFLFGAFLQKTVINRILGSLAQNQILLTIGLGLIMSNTVMLAFTSDYKILTTSYSSSSISLGGISISQPLAVSFAITVVITSVLYWFLMKTDTGQAIRATAQDREAAQLMGINVKRMSIIAFGIGTSLAGTAGALISPTYYVFPQVGSAFTLKAFVITVLGGMGSVVGATLGGIIIGVVESVGAVAISSEWKDVLVFGIFLVVLLVRPSGLMGRSRM
- the cbiQ gene encoding cobalt ECF transporter T component CbiQ; translation: MGGIDQGLFDLDRLDRLAGQDSAIHRLDPRAKLLTTAVFLLCVVSHGKYEISGLLPFALFPIAVAATAGLPAGYLVRKLLAFAPFALVVGAFNPLFDREVLLRVGSLPVSGGWVSFASILLRFCLTIGAALVLIGTTSFRGVCMALERLGVPSVFATQLLFLHRYIFVLGDEAVRMARARALRSFDGRGMGLRVYASLVGHLLLRTLDRGQRIHLAMRCRGFDGRILSLRKLSAGMPDIVYTLGWSAAFVGMRVVNVPQLLGRLVTEVIR
- a CDS encoding methylenetetrahydrofolate reductase, with the protein product MLSGPGVSFELFPPKTPQGMEKLLAAMGDLASLSPRFVSITSGAGGSGREEETTSVVRSVMGATGLPVMPHLTCMGRTGDDLLAILRGYHAIGVRNILALRGDRKPDSPPGPPGAGFHALELIRLVSRHFGDGFCVGGSAYIEPHPESLGRERDFHYMKEKEEAGMAFAVTQLFFDNRIFYDYLDACASHGITLPILPGIFTITDGSWIKEFSATHRVTIPPALRDALDRHAGDADAIRKIGIDHTLEQVRDLAAHGVHHLHIYTMNRSEIPRTVLQAFTDVCAARPPKEQP
- a CDS encoding PIN domain-containing protein, yielding MKPAVFVDTDVVLDLLARREPFHLHAARLFTLADRGVLKVCVSSLSFSNLHYILRKETSGKRAVEILKAFRKLVTILPVDDAIVAAALDSGFPDFEDAIQYHAAMSARLTVLLTRNCRDYRKPAITVCTPEEYLAR